Within Fusobacterium perfoetens ATCC 29250, the genomic segment TACTGAAAAGCATACTATACAAAGCTCTTGTATAAGGGTGTTTAGCATTTTTTAAACTTCCCTCTAAAATTTCCACACTTCTTCCACCATACATTACCATTACTCTGTCACAAATAGATTCAATAAGAGCTATATCATGAGAAACAAATATTATTGTCATGTTTTTTTCTTTATTTAATTTTTTTAAAAGTTTTATTATTCTAAGTTGTGTTCTTAAATCCAAAGCTGTTGTTGACTCATCACAAATTATTAAATCAGGCTCACATATAACAGCCATAGCTATCATTACTCTCTGTCTTTGTCCCCCTGAAAGTTGATGAGGATATTTTTTACAAGCTTCTTCTGGATTATAAATATCACACTCTTCTAATATTTCTAAAACTTTTTTCTTTCTTTCCTCTTTTGTTAAATCTTTTTTATGAATTTGTAATGCTTCATCAACTTGTTTTCCAATTTTTTTTAATGGATTTAAAGCACTAAGAGCATCTTGAAAGACCATACTTATTTTATTTCCTCTAATCTTTCTCATTTCTTTTTCTGTTAAATCCAATAAATTCTTATCTTGAAATATTATCTCTCCTGTTGGATGAAACCTATCTTCTAATATTCTTAAAATACTTTTAGAAGAAATACTTTTTCCACAACCAGACTCCCCAACTATTCCAAATATTTCTCCCTGTTTTACATAAAAATTTAAATTTTCAACCAGAGATAATAATTCTCCTTTATAATCTACAGATATGTTTAAATTCTTAACTTCTAATAATTTCATTTTTACCTATCCTTTAGAATTATACTTTTCTCTTGCATATTCTCCTATAAGATTTATAGAACAAATTGTAAGTGTTATAAATAATCCTGGAAATATTGCATACCATGGAGCTGCTAGAAAATAAATTTGTGCTTCTCTAAGCATAGAACCCCAACTAGGATAAGGAGCTTGTATTCCAAGTCCTAAATAACTCAATGAAGCTTCTGTAAGAATAGATACACCTAAGGATAAAGCTGTAGACACAATTAATTTTCCTCTTATATTAGGAAAAATATAATGTCTTAATATCCATAAATTTGAAGCCCCTCTAGTTTTAGCTGAAAGAGTATAATTTTTTTCTTTTTCTTTTAAAGTTTCTCCTCTAGCAAAACGAGTAAAATGAGGTATATTCATTATTCCTATAACAAGAATTGTATTAAAAGTTCCTGGGCCAAAAGCTGTTATCATCATCAAAGCAAATAGTATTCCTGGAAAAGACATAAAAGCATCTATAATTCTCATTATAATTTCATCTACATATCCACCTATATAACCAGAATACATTCCCAAAATTCCACCTACAAAAAGTCCTATTCCTATAGATGAAAACCCTACAAATAAAGCTATTCTTCCACCTTCCATAATTCTTGTAAATATATCTCTACCAAATTTATCTGTTCCAAAAAGATGAGTTAAACTTGGAGAAACTAATTTATTATCTATATCTATAGAAGTTACTCCATAAGGACTAAATATTTTAGTCAATACTATAATTAATATAAGCACTACAAAAAATCCTATTCCAAATAGAAGATTTTTATTAATACTTTTTAATTTCTTCATAAAATTCACCTTATGATATTTTTACTCTAGGATCTATATAAGAATATAATAAATCCGTAATTAAATTTATTGATATTACAACTACTGCACTATATAAAACCAAAGCTTGTACTACTGGATAATCTCTGTTTTCTACTGCTAAAACCATAAGACTTCCAAGCCCTGAAATATTAAATAAGTTTTCTACTATTACACTACCAGCCAAAACTTTTATAAATAATCCAGAAATTATAGTAAGCATTGGAAATAATATATTTCTTAATACATCAGTTATTATAACTTCTGCCTTTCCTCTCCCACGAGCAATAGCTGCTTTTACATAATCTTTATTTAACTCTTCTAGTATAATATTTTTTAAATAAATAGAAGTTATTGAAATCTGTGAAATAGCCAAAGTTACTGCTGGAAGTATTCCATTTACAGTTTTTAATGAAACTTTTAAATAAACTCCAAAAATCATCATTAAAAGTAATCCCATCCAAAAAGAAGGAATAGAAATTCCAATCATATTAAAAATTGTTAAAAATTTATCTCCTCTTTTTTTATTTCTCATTGCTGAAAAAAGTCCTAATGGAAAACCTACAGAAATTGTAATTCCCATAGCCATTGTTGCTAAATTTAAAGTTGTTTTCACTCTCTTTTTTATAAGCTCATTAACAGGGGTAGAGTATCTTATAGATTCTCCCATATCCCCTTGTATAGTTTTTCCTACCCACTCTATATAAGCTATATATTTAGGTTTATCTAAACCATATTCTTTTTTCAAAACTTCTACCTGTTCTTTAGTTGCATCAACACCTAATTTTGATAAAATAGGGTCACCTGGTATAACATTTAAAACTGTAAAACTAATAACAGATACTAGAAAAAGTGTTGTTAATGAAGTAAAAATCTTTTTTATAAAAAACACTTTTTATCTCCTTTTTATTTTTTTATTGATAAACTTCCTATATCTATTACATATATTGGATAGATTTTAAATCCTTCTATATTTTTATTTAAAGCCACTATATAATTTGGTGCTTGTAAAAATACTGAACCAACATTTTCTGTTAATATATATTGAGCTTCTTTATATAATTTTCCTTGTTCTTCTTGGTCTATTTCATAAGGTATTTTTTCTAATACTTTATCATAATCTTTATTTGAAAAATTAACCATATTTCTTGGGTCTTTAGTTATATATCTGTCAACTGTTGCATAAGGAGATGGTTTTCCTTCAAATCCTATAACAGTCATTTGATAATTTCTATTTTTATAAACATCACTTAACCAAGTTCCCCATTCTATCTCTTCTATTTCAACTTCAATTCCCGCTTTTATTAATTGCTCTTTTATTATTTGAGCTGTATCCACATGAAGTTGATAGTTAGCTGGAGCTCTTAATTTTATTTTTAATCCATTTGGATATCCAGCTTCTTTTAATAAAGCTTTTGCTTTTTCAATATCTATTTTATATAAATTTTCTGTTTCTTCATTATAAATAGATTTTACAGATGGACTAATTGGCCCTCCAGAAATACTTCCCTCTTTTAGAGAAGCTCCATCTATAATTTCTTGTTTATCTATAGCATAATGAATAGCTTGTCTAACTTTTAGATTATTCAAAGGTTTTACAGCATTATTTAAAGCTAAAAGTTGAACCATATTTTGTTCCCCTTTTTCTATCTTTCCATTTTCTCCTATCATATCAATATATCCTACTAATAATCTAGGAATTACATCTACTTCTCCCATTTGGAAAGCTATTATAGCTCCTTGCTCATCTTTTATAATTCTAAAATCAACTTCTTCTACATTTCCAATTTTGTCATTAGCCCAATAATCTTTAAATCTTTTTAAAGTAACTTTTTCTCCAGGCATATAACTTTCTAAATAATATGGTCCTGTTCCATAAATTTTTTCTCCCTCTTCATAAACAATTCCATCTAAGAAAGCTGCTATTCCTTCTCCAGATACTTTTTTAAATTTAAAAATAACTTCATCTCCATTTACTTTTACATATTCAATATTTTTTTTGAACTCTGTAGTTGATAGATTAGTTGGAAAATCTTTTAATAAAAATCTATCATAAGAAGCTTTAACTAATTCAGGTGTTACTTCTACACCATTTTGAAATAAAATTCCTTTTTTTATTTTAAAAGTGTAAGTTAAAGCATCTTCTGAAATTGTATAACTTTCAGCAATAGCAGGATGAATTTCTCCTGTAGAATCCATTTTTAATAATCCTTCAAAAATATTAAAAAGAATTTCTCCTGTAGCTGCAGCAACATATTGATGTGGGTCTAAAAAATCTGGGTCTTGTGATACTCTTACTACTACTTTATTTTTTGTTATAGTAGTTTCTGACTCATTTTTTCCTCCACATCCTACTAACATAATCAACATCATTAACAGTGCAAAAATCTTCTTTTTCATAAAATATTTGTACTTAATTTTTTTGAATAAAAAAATCCAAAAGAATATATATGTATGGTGTCTACTACTCTCATAGCTACCCAGCAGACTTCTCGGAGTACAAAATCCTTTTTTTAGGTTCTCCATTTTTCGTTCTCATGATTTGAATATATAAAACTCTTTTTTTATAAATTCTCCTCTAAATGAAGAAAGTTAAATTAATTGATATATATAAATTTTTTATACTAAATTTTTATAAAAAATTCATATATTTAAATTTAACTATTAGTAAGTTTTAAAAAACCCCCTAAAAAAATCAAATTTTTTAACTTAAATATACCTATATATTTTAGTACATCCTCCTTTTTTATTATTAACTCAATTTGAGTTTTATACTAAATTCTATATAAATTTTTATAATTATTACTTACCCATTTTATACTTTACAGATTATATTATGAAAATCAAATTAAATCAAGCTTTATTTTGTAAAAAATATTTTTTTCTAAACTTTTCTTACTATTTGTGATACAATAAGTAGATAAAAAATTATATTTTATACAGGAGTTTTATATGGATAAAAATAATGGTAAAGTTATAATTGTTAAAGTTAATAAAGGTGGAGTTGGAAAAACTTTTCTTACCGTCCAATTAGGTGCTGGACTTGCTTCTATTGGAAAGAAAGTTTTAATTTTGACTTCAGACTCTCAAAATAATATTCTTCATTATACTTTTAAAGATGGTGAAGTTCCAACTTTTAAAAATGGTCTTAAGGTTTGGGTTAGAGGTAAAAGAGGAGAGCTTATAAAACTAAGAGAAAATCTTTTCTTTATCCCTCTTGAAAATAGTAAATTTTCATCTGTATTCTCAAAAAAATTAGAACCATTTTTAAATAGAATGAGAGAGGAGTATGATTATATATTAATAGATAGTATGCCTCTTTTAAAAATAGACTCTGAATTTGTTAGATGTGCTGATAAAATTATAATCCCTGTTTTCTGTGATAGAGCTACTATTGAGGGAGTTGTTAATGTTATAGAAGAAGCTGGAATTGAAAAAATTCTAGCTGTTGTTCCTAATAAATATAGAAGTACTGTTACTCAAAATGAAAATCTTGAAAAATTAAAAAATCTTTTAAGAGAAACAGATATTCTTTTCCCAGAGCCTATTAGAGAGCTTTCACAAGTAGAAAATCTTTTAGGAAATGGAAAAACTATTTGGGAAACAAAATCTAAACTTTTAGATGATGCAAAGAAAACTTTAGCTGACATTATGATTGAACTAGGTGAATAAATAGGTGAAAAATATGGAAAAAAAAATTGATGAAAGATTAAAAAATCTACTTAATTCTCGTAGAACTAAGCAAGATGATAATC encodes:
- a CDS encoding ABC transporter ATP-binding protein gives rise to the protein MKLLEVKNLNISVDYKGELLSLVENLNFYVKQGEIFGIVGESGCGKSISSKSILRILEDRFHPTGEIIFQDKNLLDLTEKEMRKIRGNKISMVFQDALSALNPLKKIGKQVDEALQIHKKDLTKEERKKKVLEILEECDIYNPEEACKKYPHQLSGGQRQRVMIAMAVICEPDLIICDESTTALDLRTQLRIIKLLKKLNKEKNMTIIFVSHDIALIESICDRVMVMYGGRSVEILEGSLKNAKHPYTRALYSMLFSMEDKNRMLPYVLGTVISPLVRTREKCYFGDRCKYYNNCKENDLMEIEKNHFVACEKVIKDVIRDKKS
- a CDS encoding ABC transporter permease — protein: MKKLKSINKNLLFGIGFFVVLILIIVLTKIFSPYGVTSIDIDNKLVSPSLTHLFGTDKFGRDIFTRIMEGGRIALFVGFSSIGIGLFVGGILGMYSGYIGGYVDEIIMRIIDAFMSFPGILFALMMITAFGPGTFNTILVIGIMNIPHFTRFARGETLKEKEKNYTLSAKTRGASNLWILRHYIFPNIRGKLIVSTALSLGVSILTEASLSYLGLGIQAPYPSWGSMLREAQIYFLAAPWYAIFPGLFITLTICSINLIGEYAREKYNSKG
- a CDS encoding ABC transporter permease, with product MFFIKKIFTSLTTLFLVSVISFTVLNVIPGDPILSKLGVDATKEQVEVLKKEYGLDKPKYIAYIEWVGKTIQGDMGESIRYSTPVNELIKKRVKTTLNLATMAMGITISVGFPLGLFSAMRNKKRGDKFLTIFNMIGISIPSFWMGLLLMMIFGVYLKVSLKTVNGILPAVTLAISQISITSIYLKNIILEELNKDYVKAAIARGRGKAEVIITDVLRNILFPMLTIISGLFIKVLAGSVIVENLFNISGLGSLMVLAVENRDYPVVQALVLYSAVVVISINLITDLLYSYIDPRVKIS
- a CDS encoding ABC transporter substrate-binding protein; the encoded protein is MKKKIFALLMMLIMLVGCGGKNESETTITKNKVVVRVSQDPDFLDPHQYVAAATGEILFNIFEGLLKMDSTGEIHPAIAESYTISEDALTYTFKIKKGILFQNGVEVTPELVKASYDRFLLKDFPTNLSTTEFKKNIEYVKVNGDEVIFKFKKVSGEGIAAFLDGIVYEEGEKIYGTGPYYLESYMPGEKVTLKRFKDYWANDKIGNVEEVDFRIIKDEQGAIIAFQMGEVDVIPRLLVGYIDMIGENGKIEKGEQNMVQLLALNNAVKPLNNLKVRQAIHYAIDKQEIIDGASLKEGSISGGPISPSVKSIYNEETENLYKIDIEKAKALLKEAGYPNGLKIKLRAPANYQLHVDTAQIIKEQLIKAGIEVEIEEIEWGTWLSDVYKNRNYQMTVIGFEGKPSPYATVDRYITKDPRNMVNFSNKDYDKVLEKIPYEIDQEEQGKLYKEAQYILTENVGSVFLQAPNYIVALNKNIEGFKIYPIYVIDIGSLSIKK
- a CDS encoding ParA family protein, translating into MDKNNGKVIIVKVNKGGVGKTFLTVQLGAGLASIGKKVLILTSDSQNNILHYTFKDGEVPTFKNGLKVWVRGKRGELIKLRENLFFIPLENSKFSSVFSKKLEPFLNRMREEYDYILIDSMPLLKIDSEFVRCADKIIIPVFCDRATIEGVVNVIEEAGIEKILAVVPNKYRSTVTQNENLEKLKNLLRETDILFPEPIRELSQVENLLGNGKTIWETKSKLLDDAKKTLADIMIELGE